A genomic stretch from Streptococcus oralis includes:
- a CDS encoding HAD-IA family hydrolase: protein MSSISAIFFDLDGTLVDSSIGIHNSFTHTFEQLGVPTPDAKTIRGFMGPPLETSFATCLPKEQISEAVQTYRSYYKKKGIHEAQLFPRITELLQELSQNYPLYITTTKNTPTAHDMTKNLGIHHFFDGIYGSSPETLHKADVIRYALQTHQLPADQVLIIGDTKFDMIGAQETGIKKFAVTWGFGEEADLLSYHPDWIAHTIDDIISQL, encoded by the coding sequence ATGTCATCAATCTCAGCCATCTTTTTCGATCTAGACGGAACACTCGTTGACAGTTCTATCGGGATCCACAATTCCTTTACTCATACCTTTGAACAACTGGGAGTCCCGACTCCTGATGCTAAAACCATTCGTGGTTTCATGGGTCCACCGCTTGAAACTAGCTTTGCAACTTGTCTCCCAAAGGAGCAAATCTCGGAAGCTGTTCAAACCTACCGTTCTTACTACAAGAAAAAAGGGATCCACGAAGCGCAACTCTTCCCCCGAATAACGGAATTGCTTCAAGAACTCTCGCAAAACTATCCTCTCTACATCACCACTACAAAGAATACTCCTACTGCTCATGATATGACTAAAAATCTGGGAATTCATCATTTCTTTGATGGCATTTACGGTTCTAGTCCTGAAACACTACACAAGGCGGATGTCATCCGTTATGCCTTGCAGACACATCAACTCCCTGCAGACCAAGTCCTCATCATCGGGGATACTAAGTTTGATATGATCGGAGCTCAAGAAACTGGCATTAAAAAGTTCGCTGTCACTTGGGGATTTGGAGAAGAAGCTGATTTACTCAGCTATCATCCTGACTGGATTGCCCATACAATCGATGATATCATCAGTCAGCTATAA
- a CDS encoding CynX/NimT family MFS transporter, producing the protein MKKQSLFFVLGIVLIGTVLRSPFTALPTILGDIAQGLGVEVSSLGILTSLPLLMFALFSACASRLAQKIGLEHLFTYCLLLLTIGSVIRIFNLPLLYLGTLIIGASIAIFNVLLPSMIQANQPKKISLLTTLYVTAMGISTAIASYLSVPITQASSWKGLILVLSFLCLVTLLVWLPNHRHNHHLESQKEKQVKENILKSKDVWAIIIFGGLQSLLFYTSMTWLPTMAISAGLSNSDAALLASIFSLISIPFSMTIPSLTTRLSDGHRQIMLAVISIAGMIGIAMLLYPSDNFLYWLVAHLLIGTACSALFPYLMVCFSLKTSSPEKTAQLSGLAQTGGYILAAFGPTLFGYSFDLFQSWVPAVLALLAIDIILTISLFMVDRADKIL; encoded by the coding sequence ATGAAAAAACAATCACTCTTTTTTGTTCTTGGAATTGTCTTAATCGGGACTGTTTTGCGCTCTCCTTTTACTGCTTTACCAACTATTTTAGGAGACATTGCTCAGGGACTAGGAGTTGAGGTCAGTTCCCTTGGGATTTTAACCAGTCTCCCTCTCTTGATGTTTGCTCTTTTCTCGGCTTGTGCGAGTCGCTTGGCGCAAAAGATTGGACTAGAGCATCTCTTTACTTACTGTCTCCTTCTCTTAACTATTGGCTCTGTCATTCGTATCTTCAATCTTCCCCTTCTCTATCTAGGAACTCTGATTATCGGTGCGAGCATCGCCATTTTTAATGTTCTTCTCCCTAGTATGATTCAGGCAAATCAGCCTAAAAAGATCAGTCTCCTAACAACACTCTATGTCACTGCTATGGGAATTTCGACAGCTATCGCTTCTTATCTTTCTGTCCCTATCACTCAAGCTAGTTCTTGGAAGGGCTTGATCCTCGTTCTCAGCTTTCTATGTCTGGTCACTCTGCTAGTCTGGTTGCCAAATCATCGCCACAACCACCACCTAGAAAGCCAAAAAGAAAAGCAAGTCAAAGAAAATATTCTAAAAAGTAAAGATGTCTGGGCTATCATTATCTTTGGCGGGCTTCAGTCCTTGCTCTTTTATACAAGTATGACTTGGTTGCCAACTATGGCTATTAGTGCTGGTCTTTCTAATAGCGATGCGGCTCTTCTAGCTTCTATCTTCTCACTGATCAGTATTCCTTTTTCCATGACCATCCCAAGTCTAACAACTCGTTTGTCAGACGGTCACCGTCAAATCATGCTGGCAGTTATCTCTATCGCTGGTATGATAGGAATTGCCATGCTCTTGTATCCAAGCGACAACTTCCTCTACTGGCTAGTCGCTCACCTCTTGATTGGGACAGCATGTAGCGCCCTCTTTCCTTATCTCATGGTTTGCTTCTCACTTAAGACCAGCTCGCCTGAAAAGACTGCGCAACTCTCAGGCCTGGCGCAAACAGGGGGCTACATCTTGGCGGCCTTTGGTCCTACCTTGTTTGGTTATAGCTTTGACCTTTTCCAATCTTGGGTTCCAGCTGTCCTTGCCCTTCTAGCCATCGATATCATCTTGACCATCTCACTCTTTATGGTAGATCGGGCGGATAAAATCCTTTAA
- a CDS encoding nucleoside-diphosphate sugar epimerase/dehydratase, translating to MNKKLTDYVIDLVEILNKQQKQVFWGVFDIISMVVSIIVSYILFYGLINPAPVDYVIYTGLAFLFYQIMIGFWGLNASISRYSKITDFLKIFFGVTVSSIVSYGLCYAFLPLFSIRFIILFILLSTFLILLPRITWQLIYSKRKQGSGEGEHRRTFLIGAGDGGALFMNSYQHPTSDLELVGILDNDEKKKGQKLGGISVLGSYDNLPELAKRHQIERVIVAIPSLDPSEYERILQMCNKLGVKCYKMPKVETVVQGLHQPGSGFQKIDITDLLGRQEIRLDESRLGAELTGKTILVTGAGGSIGSEICRQVSRFNPERVILLGHGENSIYLVYHELIRTFQGIDYVPVIADIQDYDRLLQVFEQYKPAIVYHAAAHKHVPMMERNPKEAFKNNILGTYNVAKAVDAAKVPKMVMISTDKAVNPPNVMGATKRVAELIVTGFNQRSKSTYCAVRFGNVLGSRGSVIPVFERQIAEGGPVTVTDFRMTRYFMTIPEASRLVIHAGAYAKDGEVFILDMGKPVKIYDLAKKMVLLSGHTESEIPIVEVGIRPGEKLYEELLVSTELVDNQVMDKIFVGKVNVMPLEAINQKIEEFRSLSGDELKEAIISFANETTHAE from the coding sequence ATGAATAAAAAACTAACAGATTACGTGATTGATCTGGTTGAAATTTTAAATAAACAGCAAAAACAAGTATTTTGGGGTGTATTTGATATTATTAGTATGGTGGTTTCCATCATCGTGTCTTACATTCTCTTTTATGGCTTGATTAACCCAGCGCCTGTGGACTATGTTATCTATACTGGTTTGGCTTTCCTCTTCTATCAAATCATGATTGGATTTTGGGGGCTCAATGCGAGTATTAGTCGCTATAGTAAAATCACAGATTTCTTAAAAATCTTTTTTGGCGTAACCGTCAGCAGCATTGTCTCTTACGGACTTTGCTACGCTTTTCTTCCTCTATTTTCTATCCGGTTCATCATACTCTTTATCTTATTGAGTACCTTCCTGATCTTACTCCCTCGTATCACTTGGCAGTTGATTTATTCTAAGCGCAAGCAGGGAAGTGGAGAGGGCGAACACCGCCGTACTTTCTTGATTGGTGCTGGTGATGGTGGGGCCCTCTTTATGAACAGCTACCAACACCCAACTAGTGACCTTGAGTTAGTGGGAATTTTGGATAATGATGAGAAGAAAAAGGGACAAAAACTAGGTGGAATTTCCGTTTTGGGTTCTTATGATAATCTGCCTGAATTGGCCAAACGCCACCAAATCGAGCGCGTCATCGTAGCCATTCCTTCGCTTGATCCGTCAGAGTACGAACGCATCTTGCAGATGTGTAATAAGCTAGGCGTCAAATGTTACAAGATGCCTAAGGTTGAGACAGTTGTTCAAGGGCTCCATCAACCAGGTAGTGGTTTCCAGAAAATTGATATCACAGACCTTTTGGGCCGTCAGGAAATTCGTCTTGACGAATCGCGTCTTGGTGCAGAGCTTACAGGCAAGACCATCTTGGTGACAGGAGCCGGCGGTTCGATTGGTTCAGAGATTTGTCGTCAGGTCAGTCGCTTCAATCCTGAACGCGTGATTTTGCTGGGCCATGGTGAAAATTCAATCTATCTCGTTTATCATGAATTGATCCGTACATTCCAAGGGATTGATTATGTTCCTGTTATTGCAGATATTCAGGACTATGATCGTCTTCTACAAGTGTTTGAACAGTATAAACCAGCCATCGTTTACCATGCTGCAGCCCACAAACACGTTCCGATGATGGAACGCAATCCAAAAGAAGCCTTCAAGAACAATATCCTTGGAACCTATAATGTTGCCAAGGCTGTTGATGCAGCCAAAGTACCTAAGATGGTCATGATTTCGACTGACAAGGCGGTCAATCCACCGAATGTTATGGGCGCAACCAAGCGCGTGGCAGAATTGATTGTCACTGGCTTTAACCAACGTAGCAAATCAACCTACTGTGCAGTTCGTTTTGGGAATGTTCTCGGTAGTCGTGGTAGTGTGATTCCTGTCTTTGAACGTCAGATTGCTGAAGGCGGCCCTGTAACAGTGACAGACTTCCGTATGACACGTTACTTCATGACCATTCCAGAGGCCAGCCGTCTGGTAATCCATGCTGGCGCTTATGCCAAGGACGGAGAAGTCTTTATCCTCGATATGGGCAAACCAGTTAAGATCTATGACTTGGCTAAGAAAATGGTGCTTCTAAGCGGACACACAGAAAGTGAAATTCCAATCGTTGAAGTTGGGATTCGCCCAGGTGAAAAACTCTATGAAGAACTCTTGGTTTCGACCGAATTGGTTGATAACCAAGTCATGGACAAGATTTTCGTTGGTAAGGTAAATGTCATGCCACTAGAAGCCATCAATCAGAAAATTGAGGAGTTCCGTTCACTCAGCGGAGATGAGCTCAAAGAAGCCATCATTTCCTTTGCAAATGAGACAACCCATGCTGAGTAA
- a CDS encoding glycosyltransferase, with the protein MSEKQKISVLMSVYVKEKPTFLRDAIKSIQNQTLKPSELVLVEDGPLTPELYQVLDEVEAQSEIPVKRCPLEENQGLGLALRYGVLQCQYDIIARMDTDDIAVPDRFEKQLQLMEKEDLDLLGGHIAEFIDNPDEIVSYRRVPTQHADIVAYQRMRSAFNHMTVMFKKDMVLKAGNYEDGLYMEDDLLWLNMIAAGAKTGNLDQILCQVRVGAGMFERRGGLRYLKLYRQARQRMLERGQISYMEYAKSIAIQVIVALCPGFVRQFIFVKLLRKNK; encoded by the coding sequence GTGTCTGAAAAGCAAAAAATCAGCGTCTTGATGTCGGTCTATGTAAAGGAAAAACCGACATTTTTGAGAGATGCTATCAAGAGTATTCAAAACCAGACCTTGAAACCAAGTGAGCTTGTTCTTGTTGAGGACGGGCCGCTCACGCCCGAACTCTATCAGGTGCTAGATGAAGTGGAAGCGCAGTCAGAGATTCCAGTTAAGCGTTGCCCTTTAGAAGAAAATCAAGGTTTGGGTTTGGCTCTTCGATACGGTGTTTTACAGTGTCAGTACGATATCATCGCTCGCATGGATACAGATGATATAGCTGTTCCGGATCGTTTTGAGAAACAGCTTCAGCTAATGGAGAAAGAAGATCTCGATCTCTTAGGCGGACATATTGCAGAATTTATTGACAATCCTGACGAGATTGTGTCTTATCGTCGTGTTCCAACTCAGCACGCAGACATTGTGGCCTATCAGAGAATGAGAAGCGCCTTTAACCACATGACAGTCATGTTCAAAAAGGATATGGTTCTCAAGGCAGGTAACTACGAAGACGGACTTTATATGGAGGACGACCTCCTCTGGCTCAATATGATTGCCGCAGGTGCCAAGACTGGAAACTTGGATCAAATCTTGTGTCAGGTTCGTGTCGGTGCAGGGATGTTTGAGCGTCGAGGTGGTTTGCGCTACCTCAAACTCTATCGCCAAGCTCGTCAGCGTATGCTTGAAAGAGGGCAAATTTCCTACATGGAATATGCGAAAAGCATTGCCATTCAGGTCATTGTTGCACTTTGTCCAGGCTTTGTACGTCAGTTTATTTTTGTAAAATTATTAAGAAAAAATAAATAG